In the Chlorobium limicola DSM 245 genome, one interval contains:
- the metF gene encoding methylenetetrahydrofolate reductase [NAD(P)H], translating to MLVREILNSASEPVFSFEFFPPKKDEDWETLFETIANLNHLHPSYVSVTYGAGGSTRSRTHDLVTKIQKETGLTVVSHLTCICSDREDTASILENYLEHGITNVLALRGDKPAGIATLNDAIKDFPHAIDLIRFIKTNYPAIGIGVAGFPEGHPETPNRLKEIEYLKEKIDAGADYIVTQLFFDNRDYFDFVDRCRIAGITVPVIAGIMPVSTKKGMIRMSELALGARIPAPLLKQVLHARNDVDVAKIGIDWATAQVQELIERQVKGVHFYTLNLADATLKIFRNISIG from the coding sequence ATGCTTGTCAGAGAGATCCTGAACTCCGCGAGTGAGCCCGTATTCAGTTTTGAATTCTTTCCGCCTAAAAAGGACGAAGATTGGGAGACGCTCTTTGAGACAATAGCCAACCTGAACCATCTGCATCCATCTTACGTCAGCGTCACATACGGAGCGGGAGGTTCGACGCGTTCGAGAACGCACGACCTTGTCACGAAAATCCAGAAGGAAACCGGACTGACCGTGGTTTCCCACCTGACCTGCATCTGTTCCGACCGTGAAGATACCGCTTCGATTCTTGAAAACTACCTCGAACACGGCATCACCAACGTGCTTGCACTTCGGGGAGACAAACCTGCCGGAATAGCCACTCTGAACGATGCCATCAAGGATTTTCCCCACGCCATCGACCTCATACGATTCATCAAAACCAACTATCCGGCAATTGGCATTGGTGTAGCCGGTTTTCCCGAAGGACATCCGGAAACTCCGAACCGCCTGAAGGAGATCGAATACCTCAAGGAAAAGATCGATGCAGGTGCCGATTACATTGTCACCCAGCTTTTTTTTGATAACCGGGACTATTTCGATTTTGTGGATCGATGCCGTATAGCCGGAATAACGGTTCCCGTCATAGCCGGCATCATGCCGGTCTCAACAAAAAAAGGGATGATCAGGATGTCGGAACTGGCTCTTGGGGCACGAATCCCGGCCCCTCTGCTTAAACAGGTACTTCATGCCCGGAACGACGTGGATGTAGCAAAAATCGGAATTGACTGGGCTACTGCGCAAGTGCAGGAACTGATTGAACGGCAGGTCAAGGGAGTTCATTTCTATACCCTTAATCTTGCCGATGCAACCCTGAAAATTTTCCGAAACATCAGTATAGGCTGA
- the lysA gene encoding diaminopimelate decarboxylase — protein sequence MSERTVFHYQDNVLCCEDVRLDELAGIYGTPLFVTSKRSLEGSLREFEAAFASLPHITCYSVKANFNLSVISTLAGMGCGCDVNSGGELFRALKAGVSPEKIIFAGVGKKPEEIAFALEAGVLMLKVESLSELEAIERIAAEKGLTAPVALRINPNVTAETHPYITTGDSKEKFGIDEAGLEEAFSLLRRMKHVRLVCLDMHIGSQIFDPEYYVAATAVLLDIFETARSLGFSIEYLDIGGGFPVTYDARKPATPITYFAEKLMPLLAAAGVPVIFEPGRFLVANASVLLSRILYKKTNHTGKQFYIVDAGMTELIRPALYQSHHEVLTVIRHEKTVVADVVGPVCESSDFFARQRTIDDAAEGELLAVMSSGAYAAVMSSNYNGRLRPAEVMVDGQEVTVIRRRETYEQLIANEVL from the coding sequence GTGAGTGAACGCACTGTTTTTCATTATCAGGACAATGTTCTCTGTTGTGAGGACGTCCGGCTGGATGAGCTTGCCGGAATCTACGGAACGCCGCTTTTCGTTACCTCGAAAAGGAGTCTGGAAGGAAGTTTGCGGGAATTCGAGGCGGCATTCGCTTCGCTGCCGCATATTACCTGTTACTCCGTAAAGGCAAATTTCAATCTTAGTGTTATCAGTACGTTAGCCGGAATGGGCTGCGGATGTGACGTGAACTCCGGCGGCGAGCTTTTCAGGGCTCTTAAAGCAGGAGTTTCTCCGGAAAAAATCATTTTTGCCGGTGTCGGAAAAAAACCAGAAGAGATCGCTTTCGCGCTTGAAGCCGGAGTGCTCATGCTGAAGGTCGAGTCGCTTTCCGAACTCGAGGCTATCGAACGGATAGCAGCTGAAAAAGGCTTAACGGCTCCCGTTGCGCTCAGAATCAATCCCAATGTAACTGCGGAAACGCACCCCTATATCACTACCGGCGACAGCAAGGAGAAATTCGGCATCGACGAGGCCGGTCTTGAAGAGGCCTTCTCGCTCCTGCGGCGCATGAAACATGTTCGTCTTGTCTGTCTTGATATGCATATCGGCTCCCAGATTTTCGATCCGGAGTACTATGTTGCGGCGACTGCCGTGCTTCTCGATATTTTCGAAACTGCAAGATCTCTCGGTTTTTCAATCGAGTATCTTGATATCGGAGGAGGTTTCCCGGTAACCTACGACGCCCGTAAACCGGCAACTCCGATTACGTATTTTGCGGAAAAGCTGATGCCACTGCTGGCTGCTGCCGGAGTTCCGGTTATTTTCGAGCCGGGCCGTTTTCTGGTGGCTAACGCGTCGGTACTGCTTTCGAGGATACTTTATAAAAAAACGAATCATACCGGAAAGCAGTTTTACATTGTCGATGCCGGCATGACCGAACTGATTCGTCCCGCGCTCTACCAGTCGCATCACGAAGTATTGACAGTTATCCGTCACGAAAAAACCGTTGTTGCCGATGTGGTCGGGCCGGTTTGTGAGTCAAGTGACTTTTTTGCTCGTCAGCGCACCATCGATGATGCCGCTGAAGGGGAATTGCTTGCCGTGATGTCGTCGGGTGCGTATGCTGCGGTAATGAGCAGTAACTATAACGGAAGATTGCGTCCTGCTGAAGTTATGGTGGATGGCCAGGAGGTCACGGTGATTCGCAGGCGAGAGACCTACGAACAGCTTATAGCAAACGAGGTACTGTAG
- the rpmG gene encoding 50S ribosomal protein L33, which produces MAKGKENRIIITIECTEAKKEGKPVSRYSTTKNKKNTTERLLLKKYNPNLQRHTVHKEIK; this is translated from the coding sequence ATGGCAAAAGGCAAAGAAAATAGAATTATCATTACAATCGAGTGCACCGAGGCTAAAAAGGAAGGAAAGCCCGTTTCACGGTACTCGACAACCAAAAACAAGAAAAATACCACTGAGCGTCTTCTTCTGAAAAAGTACAATCCGAATCTGCAGCGGCACACCGTCCACAAAGAGATTAAGTGA
- a CDS encoding zinc ribbon domain-containing protein: MDHTKINLLVRLQHLDNQIENIISLQKGLPEEITALEEDLAFTKRQIEARKKIADDHLKLRQKLNETINDCRNKIRIFKEKQTLARNNKEYDALSKQIEYEEKEIAQADIQLQDIAHAEQRTQEIQQKGRHLIDENRYDEMTEEMMPDDILLQQLEDLTKQVDHKKEELNSIVIETSDEVDALNKKIDLQRDTIIKEAKRLLDKYDHLRSGILQNAVVKLNRNACSGCNTRVPTNRHTMIVQGGFYLCESCGRIVVHERLFDEAAD; encoded by the coding sequence GTGGATCATACAAAAATCAACCTTCTTGTCAGGCTTCAGCACCTTGACAACCAGATCGAGAACATTATCAGCCTGCAGAAAGGTTTACCGGAAGAGATCACTGCCCTTGAAGAAGATCTCGCATTTACAAAACGCCAGATAGAGGCTCGCAAAAAAATTGCTGACGATCACCTGAAACTGAGGCAGAAACTGAATGAAACCATCAATGACTGCCGGAACAAAATCAGGATCTTCAAGGAAAAACAGACCCTCGCTCGCAACAATAAGGAGTATGACGCTCTTTCAAAACAGATAGAGTACGAAGAAAAAGAAATTGCCCAGGCGGATATTCAGCTTCAGGATATCGCTCATGCAGAACAGAGAACCCAGGAAATCCAGCAGAAAGGTCGTCATCTCATCGACGAAAACCGCTATGATGAGATGACCGAAGAGATGATGCCTGACGACATTCTCCTGCAGCAGCTCGAAGATCTGACCAAGCAGGTCGATCATAAAAAAGAGGAACTCAACAGCATCGTCATTGAAACATCCGATGAGGTCGATGCCCTGAACAAAAAAATCGATCTGCAGCGGGATACCATTATCAAGGAAGCAAAACGCCTGCTTGACAAATACGATCACCTCAGAAGCGGCATACTGCAGAACGCGGTGGTTAAGCTGAATCGTAATGCATGTTCAGGCTGCAATACCCGCGTACCGACCAACCGCCATACAATGATTGTACAGGGAGGGTTCTACCTTTGCGAATCATGCGGCAGAATTGTCGTGCATGAAAGGCTTTTTGATGAAGCCGCAGACTGA
- a CDS encoding CPXCG motif-containing cysteine-rich protein, protein MNVADETEVQCPYCGSVFTIALESFEGRQEFVEDCAVCCRPISIVVTVDEDGISHAEAHGEDE, encoded by the coding sequence ATGAACGTTGCTGATGAAACGGAAGTGCAATGTCCATATTGCGGATCGGTTTTTACCATTGCTCTTGAATCGTTTGAAGGAAGGCAGGAATTTGTTGAGGATTGTGCGGTTTGCTGTCGGCCTATATCAATAGTCGTTACCGTTGATGAAGACGGAATTTCTCATGCTGAAGCTCATGGAGAGGATGAGTAA
- a CDS encoding pyridoxal phosphate-dependent aminotransferase, translating to MGLSLGIRHGCVMQSEIRAMSIACAKAGGINLSQGVCDTPVPEAISGSVASAIEQGFNTYSHYAGLKILRDSVCGKQKRFTGLEFDPESEVIVSAGATGAMYCAFQALLSPGDEVIVFEPFYGYHISTLLTAEAVPVFVPLSLPGWIFMLHDLEHAVTSRTKGIIVNTPSNPSGKVFSREELEVIASFAERYDLFVFTDEIYEHFIYEGNHTSFATLPGMKSRTITVSGFSKTFSITGWRLGYALCDARWAQAIGYFNDLVYVCAPAPLQAGVAEGMRRLDDGYYRRLSFEYSEKRERFCDALSVAGLTPHVPGGAYYVLADVGHLPGSSAAERAHYILEKTGVACVPGSAFFSCGRGEDLVRFCFAKDDTVLDEACRRLASIRNT from the coding sequence ATGGGCCTTTCTCTGGGCATCCGGCACGGGTGCGTGATGCAATCGGAAATTCGTGCCATGTCGATAGCGTGTGCAAAGGCCGGAGGAATCAATCTTTCTCAGGGAGTGTGTGATACGCCTGTCCCTGAAGCGATATCCGGCAGCGTTGCTTCGGCCATTGAACAGGGATTCAATACATATTCGCATTATGCGGGGCTGAAAATCCTGCGGGACTCTGTTTGCGGAAAGCAGAAGCGGTTTACTGGTCTTGAATTCGATCCTGAAAGCGAGGTTATCGTCAGTGCGGGAGCAACAGGAGCCATGTATTGCGCTTTTCAGGCCCTGCTCAGTCCCGGAGATGAGGTTATCGTTTTCGAGCCATTTTACGGTTACCATATCAGCACCCTTCTTACAGCAGAAGCCGTTCCGGTTTTTGTGCCGCTTTCACTGCCGGGCTGGATCTTCATGCTTCATGATCTGGAGCATGCCGTGACGTCCAGGACGAAGGGCATCATCGTCAATACACCCTCCAATCCTTCAGGAAAAGTTTTCAGCCGCGAGGAACTCGAGGTGATTGCCTCGTTTGCGGAGCGATATGATCTTTTCGTCTTTACCGATGAGATCTACGAGCATTTCATTTATGAAGGCAACCATACCTCCTTTGCCACACTGCCAGGCATGAAATCCCGAACGATCACCGTGTCAGGATTCTCGAAAACCTTCAGCATAACCGGCTGGCGTCTTGGTTATGCGCTTTGCGACGCACGTTGGGCTCAGGCAATAGGGTATTTCAACGATCTTGTCTATGTCTGTGCACCGGCACCGCTGCAGGCAGGTGTTGCCGAAGGCATGAGGCGGCTCGATGACGGATATTATCGGAGGCTTTCCTTTGAATACAGCGAGAAACGGGAGCGTTTCTGCGACGCGCTTTCTGTTGCGGGACTAACGCCTCATGTTCCCGGAGGGGCATACTATGTACTTGCCGATGTCGGGCATCTGCCCGGCAGTTCTGCTGCGGAAAGAGCTCACTATATTCTTGAAAAAACCGGGGTGGCCTGCGTACCTGGAAGTGCATTTTTCAGCTGCGGCAGGGGAGAGGATCTGGTGCGTTTCTGCTTTGCCAAAGACGATACGGTTCTTGACGAAGCCTGCCGGCGTCTTGCATCGATTCGAAATACGTAA
- a CDS encoding DUF456 domain-containing protein, which translates to MELIVLLWIIAAVLLVTGYAGLVIPALPGIVLIFAGFMAAAWAEEFAYVGLVPLTLLGLLALAAYLFEAAAGVVGAQRFGAGRAGLTGAAIGTFIGMFFGIPGIVAGPFLGAVTGELLARKGFREAGFAGLGTWLGLAAGAAVKIAIAFAMAGVFLFARFL; encoded by the coding sequence ATGGAACTAATCGTACTTCTTTGGATAATTGCGGCAGTGCTGCTTGTTACGGGTTATGCCGGGCTTGTGATTCCTGCCCTGCCGGGTATCGTGCTGATTTTTGCCGGATTTATGGCGGCAGCATGGGCCGAGGAGTTCGCGTATGTCGGATTGGTTCCCCTGACTCTCCTTGGGCTTCTCGCCCTTGCAGCCTATTTATTCGAAGCTGCAGCCGGGGTTGTTGGGGCACAGCGTTTCGGAGCAGGAAGAGCCGGACTTACGGGTGCTGCCATCGGCACCTTCATCGGGATGTTTTTCGGGATTCCCGGCATTGTTGCCGGTCCGTTTCTCGGCGCGGTAACCGGAGAGCTTCTCGCGCGCAAGGGATTTCGTGAAGCAGGTTTTGCCGGACTGGGCACCTGGCTGGGTCTTGCCGCAGGCGCAGCGGTAAAAATAGCCATAGCTTTTGCTATGGCAGGAGTGTTTCTATTCGCTCGTTTTTTGTAA
- a CDS encoding MotA/TolQ/ExbB proton channel family protein: protein MFDLFIKGGWVMYPLLLSSITALGYTLERTIAYYLAGRKPENPAAIHNLVEKNDIPQALELAENSPGPVAAVLHLISR, encoded by the coding sequence ATGTTCGATCTCTTTATCAAGGGCGGGTGGGTGATGTATCCGCTTCTCTTAAGTTCAATTACAGCACTTGGCTATACGCTCGAACGAACCATTGCCTATTACCTTGCCGGCAGAAAGCCTGAAAACCCGGCGGCCATTCATAATCTTGTAGAAAAAAACGATATTCCGCAGGCTCTCGAACTCGCAGAAAACTCTCCCGGTCCGGTTGCCGCGGTTCTTCACCTAATTTCCCGATGA
- a CDS encoding IS1634 family transposase yields the protein MAFRVHHHNKKTGVTYVYEAVSIWDKELKQARNKQVCVGKIDPVSGEFVPSKRLDPKQAAVRDPAVTASVQVVGPAFVLEPIAERIGLRSILKSAFPESHEQLFAMASYLATEGGALCLCASWAKGHLPDLVPSLSSQRISELLAAISVDRKQTFFAKWMKKRMADDYLCYDITSISSYSELNEFVKYGYNRDEEQLPQINLAMLFGQKSGLPVYYHRTPGNINDVSTLHNLVETFKALEVGRMHYVMDKGFYSRKNVDDLVAHRDHFTLSVPLNNRWVQQAIDEIHDTIHGPEGYRKLDDEILYVNSRLYPWGTRRCYLHLYYNAGNRARAIDSFNESLLEYREELESGHLLAAHQKAYDEFFIVKTTPKRGTKVSYNTEAITRHISRYAGFQALLSSGIKDPVEALRVYRDKDSVEKCFDDLKNSLDMKRLRMHSSATVDGRLFVQFIALILMSALRKQMRESGLIEHYTVRELLMEMDTLTRINYSGKYGHILTELTKPQRQILKALDIPIHDLSEA from the coding sequence ATGGCTTTTCGAGTTCATCATCACAACAAGAAGACTGGCGTCACCTATGTCTACGAGGCGGTCTCCATCTGGGACAAGGAGCTCAAGCAGGCCAGGAACAAGCAGGTCTGCGTCGGCAAGATCGATCCGGTGAGCGGTGAGTTCGTGCCGTCAAAGCGGCTTGATCCTAAACAGGCTGCCGTTCGTGATCCTGCCGTGACCGCATCGGTGCAGGTAGTCGGGCCAGCCTTTGTGCTTGAGCCGATCGCTGAGCGCATCGGATTGCGCTCCATCCTGAAGTCGGCATTCCCGGAGTCGCATGAGCAACTCTTTGCCATGGCCTCTTATCTGGCTACCGAGGGCGGCGCATTGTGCTTGTGTGCATCATGGGCAAAGGGTCATCTGCCGGACCTTGTCCCATCGCTCTCCAGTCAGCGCATCAGTGAATTGCTGGCCGCCATCAGCGTAGACCGGAAGCAGACCTTTTTCGCCAAGTGGATGAAGAAGCGCATGGCGGATGATTACCTCTGCTACGACATTACTTCGATCTCTTCTTACTCGGAGCTGAACGAGTTTGTCAAGTACGGCTACAATCGGGATGAGGAGCAACTGCCCCAGATCAACCTGGCCATGCTGTTCGGCCAGAAGTCAGGTCTGCCGGTCTACTACCACCGCACTCCGGGTAATATCAACGACGTCTCGACATTGCATAACCTGGTCGAGACCTTCAAGGCGCTGGAAGTCGGCAGGATGCATTATGTGATGGATAAAGGCTTCTACAGCAGGAAGAACGTCGATGACCTGGTGGCCCATCGTGACCACTTTACCCTTTCGGTGCCGCTGAACAACCGGTGGGTACAACAGGCTATCGACGAGATCCATGACACCATCCACGGGCCTGAAGGGTACCGGAAGCTTGACGATGAAATCCTGTACGTGAACTCGCGGCTTTATCCTTGGGGAACCCGCCGGTGCTACCTGCACCTGTACTACAACGCCGGCAACCGAGCCCGGGCGATCGACAGCTTCAACGAGTCGCTATTGGAGTACCGGGAAGAGCTTGAATCCGGCCATCTGCTTGCAGCCCATCAGAAGGCCTATGACGAGTTCTTCATCGTCAAGACAACGCCGAAACGCGGGACGAAGGTCTCGTACAACACTGAGGCGATTACGCGTCACATCAGCCGGTATGCTGGATTCCAGGCGCTACTCTCCAGCGGCATCAAAGATCCGGTCGAGGCTCTTCGGGTCTATCGTGACAAAGATTCGGTTGAGAAGTGTTTCGACGACCTGAAGAACAGCCTTGACATGAAGCGGTTGAGGATGCATTCCTCGGCAACAGTCGATGGGCGCTTGTTCGTCCAGTTTATCGCCCTGATCCTTATGAGCGCCCTGCGTAAGCAGATGCGGGAATCAGGATTGATTGAACACTACACGGTCAGGGAGCTGCTCATGGAAATGGATACCCTGACCAGGATCAACTACTCCGGCAAGTACGGCCACATCCTGACCGAACTGACCAAGCCGCAACGACAGATACTCAAGGCACTCGACATTCCGATACATGACCTGAGCGAGGCATAG
- a CDS encoding ExbD/TolR family protein, which translates to MIDFGENIPEKKHIDMTPMIDIVFQLLIFFLLTSIYAKPVLPVSLPEASSSIVKEETDITISIDNSKQIYLNNHLVPDSQLRIEIQKLLENRTDKSVHLMADKTVDFGRVIDVMDRAKQAGAGDISVVTEKRDPE; encoded by the coding sequence ATGATCGATTTCGGCGAAAACATACCGGAAAAAAAACATATCGACATGACCCCGATGATCGATATCGTGTTTCAGTTGCTGATCTTTTTCCTGCTTACGTCTATCTATGCAAAACCCGTTCTGCCGGTCAGTCTGCCTGAAGCATCGTCATCAATCGTGAAGGAAGAGACTGATATTACGATCAGCATCGACAACAGCAAGCAGATCTATCTGAACAATCACCTGGTTCCGGATAGCCAGCTCAGAATCGAAATACAAAAGCTGCTTGAAAACAGAACAGACAAATCGGTACACCTTATGGCGGATAAAACCGTCGATTTCGGTCGGGTAATCGATGTCATGGACAGGGCAAAACAGGCTGGTGCAGGCGATATTTCCGTTGTAACCGAAAAGCGCGACCCGGAATGA
- a CDS encoding energy transducer TonB family protein, producing MKMQRIRQSVFALSTLIHLAILIPILQMQHQEKRSSEPCITFSIKTAVASQQEQPCPPEKPLPVKPERPEKVPIKQKTAKSTEKQIPAPLTPAPSSSGDSPPLTRQEFPAVVSSPAIPPQETPAPQSGKYLSIVRTRIETKKHYPPFSRNLQHEGTVTVNVTIGTSGAIISAAIIRSSGYASLDKAALEAVRKAGPFPSPTAYGLGQMSISVPLVFRLI from the coding sequence ATGAAGATGCAACGCATAAGGCAAAGCGTCTTTGCCCTTTCGACACTTATCCATCTCGCAATACTGATACCGATTCTGCAGATGCAGCACCAGGAAAAGAGGTCCTCAGAACCATGCATTACCTTCTCGATCAAAACCGCTGTTGCCAGCCAGCAGGAACAGCCTTGCCCTCCTGAAAAACCGCTCCCGGTTAAACCAGAAAGACCCGAAAAAGTTCCGATCAAACAGAAAACAGCGAAATCCACGGAAAAACAGATTCCGGCACCACTCACACCAGCCCCATCCTCTTCGGGTGATTCTCCTCCACTCACCCGGCAGGAGTTTCCTGCGGTGGTAAGCTCCCCTGCCATACCCCCGCAAGAAACTCCTGCTCCACAGTCCGGAAAATATCTCTCTATCGTAAGAACCCGGATAGAGACAAAAAAACATTACCCGCCTTTTTCCCGCAATCTGCAGCACGAAGGCACCGTCACAGTCAACGTCACCATCGGAACCAGCGGAGCCATCATCTCAGCTGCCATTATCAGATCGTCCGGATATGCTTCACTCGACAAGGCTGCACTGGAAGCTGTCAGAAAAGCCGGACCATTCCCCTCGCCGACCGCTTACGGACTCGGACAGATGAGTATCAGTGTCCCTCTTGTTTTCAGGCTTATCTGA
- a CDS encoding metal-dependent transcriptional regulator, whose translation MPSESSEMYIQTIFRLTRKQSNASISEVAAALGFSLSTVSEKVKHLTHDGYLVHEWREHVSLSEKGQITACRILRKRRLIETFLYKFAGYGLHEVHDEACRLEHVISERLADAIEGMLGFPKTDPHGHDIPSKKGILPERKLTTLYETADEKSVTVAALQTTDPELLKYINDMGLTPGIRCQVIDKAPFKGPVRIKVNDRILPLSVTMASLIEVVPSPSTNDKPVRNKQNNVKAPVAPIKS comes from the coding sequence ATGCCGAGCGAATCAAGTGAAATGTACATTCAGACGATATTCCGCCTGACCAGGAAACAATCAAACGCATCGATCAGCGAAGTAGCTGCAGCCCTCGGTTTCAGCCTCTCGACTGTTTCCGAAAAGGTAAAACACCTTACCCATGACGGGTATCTTGTGCATGAATGGCGCGAACATGTCAGTCTGAGCGAAAAAGGGCAAATAACTGCCTGCAGAATACTTCGCAAAAGGCGACTCATCGAAACGTTTCTCTACAAATTCGCAGGATATGGACTGCATGAAGTCCATGACGAAGCATGCAGGCTCGAACATGTGATATCGGAACGTCTGGCCGATGCTATAGAGGGTATGCTCGGTTTTCCGAAAACCGATCCTCACGGTCATGATATTCCATCGAAAAAAGGAATCCTGCCGGAAAGAAAACTGACGACGCTATACGAAACTGCAGATGAAAAAAGCGTCACTGTCGCAGCACTGCAGACAACAGACCCGGAGCTGCTGAAATACATCAACGACATGGGGCTTACTCCAGGCATCAGATGCCAGGTTATCGATAAGGCTCCATTTAAAGGACCGGTCAGGATCAAGGTCAACGACCGCATTCTGCCGCTTTCCGTCACGATGGCTTCGCTTATAGAGGTCGTTCCGTCACCATCTACGAATGACAAACCTGTCAGAAACAAACAGAACAACGTCAAAGCACCTGTCGCCCCGATAAAAAGCTGA
- a CDS encoding DUF3793 family protein, protein MMHCFSKCHRKRLENWKQELLCADIRQANLERWLFIHVAGVLFAEKPGELVILKKDLFGLDPEILLKTVLSFCRAWETDFRLLDDTGQSLKIIIYRAVSVNKRLSSASKKILHCVLKYPFGLDSDMFFTEIASRWRAYGSIPHEIGIALGYPMKDVWGFMGISSDPCSGTCGWRIFGDPEPSIKMKARYEQARLLASQYLEAA, encoded by the coding sequence ATGATGCACTGCTTTTCGAAATGCCACCGGAAGCGGCTGGAAAACTGGAAACAGGAATTGCTTTGTGCTGACATCCGGCAGGCCAATCTTGAGAGATGGCTTTTTATCCATGTTGCCGGAGTATTGTTCGCCGAAAAACCAGGAGAACTGGTTATCCTTAAAAAAGACCTCTTCGGACTTGATCCTGAAATATTGCTGAAAACGGTGTTGTCGTTCTGTCGAGCATGGGAAACAGACTTCCGGTTGCTGGACGACACCGGTCAGTCACTGAAAATCATTATATACAGAGCTGTCTCTGTCAATAAACGACTCTCCTCTGCATCAAAAAAAATCCTGCACTGCGTACTGAAATATCCGTTCGGCCTTGACAGCGACATGTTCTTCACTGAAATCGCCTCCCGCTGGCGGGCATACGGTTCGATCCCTCACGAAATCGGTATAGCTCTCGGATACCCGATGAAAGATGTATGGGGGTTCATGGGCATAAGCTCCGACCCATGTAGCGGCACATGCGGCTGGCGTATTTTTGGCGATCCTGAACCGTCGATCAAAATGAAAGCACGCTATGAGCAGGCCAGATTGCTTGCCTCTCAGTACCTCGAAGCAGCGTAA
- a CDS encoding sirohydrochlorin chelatase, which translates to MKFIPFHVSRNSVSLLNISAVLRIALLLFLLAPTLQACSSDRKSQPVATTDTSEKTGVLLVSHGSPSKTWRDALFDLEKSVTPEILANGNIAGIKTAFMEYNEPSIATRLKEFDKEGYSDIVVVPLFLTVSPHSFDDLPTIMGQKEDPRSMETLKLEKIERYKPAAAIHMTPLLDFGDALQKNVVRRVKGLSANPSSEGLILIGYGDEDYEKEWNELFDKVGASVKQETGIDAYSHAWCGHIVRYRSDSTTAAVTRMLKRKQHAIVIPVLVANDENFQVRIIGSGLEKASADKNRILYKPDALLPDPSIEEWIVSTVKNTMAAMTSSPDK; encoded by the coding sequence ATGAAATTTATCCCGTTCCATGTTTCCCGCAATAGCGTCAGTTTGCTCAACATCTCTGCTGTCCTGCGTATCGCACTGCTTCTCTTCTTGCTCGCCCCGACACTTCAAGCCTGTTCTTCCGACAGGAAAAGCCAACCCGTTGCAACGACAGACACATCGGAAAAAACAGGAGTGCTTCTGGTGAGCCACGGATCGCCGTCCAAAACCTGGCGCGATGCCCTTTTCGATCTTGAAAAATCCGTCACGCCGGAAATACTGGCCAACGGCAACATTGCCGGCATTAAAACCGCTTTCATGGAATACAATGAACCATCGATTGCCACGCGCCTGAAAGAGTTCGACAAGGAAGGGTACTCGGATATCGTCGTTGTTCCTCTTTTTCTGACCGTCAGTCCTCACTCGTTCGACGATCTGCCGACCATAATGGGCCAGAAAGAGGATCCCCGGTCCATGGAAACACTGAAACTCGAAAAGATCGAGAGGTACAAGCCTGCGGCAGCGATACATATGACCCCTCTGCTCGATTTCGGCGATGCGCTTCAGAAGAATGTCGTCAGACGAGTCAAGGGACTTTCGGCAAACCCTTCGAGCGAAGGGCTGATACTTATCGGCTATGGTGACGAAGATTATGAAAAGGAGTGGAACGAGCTGTTTGACAAAGTCGGCGCTTCGGTAAAACAGGAGACCGGCATCGATGCATATAGTCATGCCTGGTGCGGCCATATAGTCCGGTACCGCTCCGACTCAACCACTGCTGCCGTCACAAGAATGCTGAAACGAAAACAGCATGCCATTGTCATTCCGGTGCTCGTCGCCAACGATGAGAACTTTCAGGTACGAATCATCGGCTCGGGTCTTGAAAAAGCATCCGCAGACAAAAACAGAATTCTTTACAAACCGGATGCGCTACTCCCCGATCCATCTATCGAAGAGTGGATCGTTAGTACCGTAAAAAACACAATGGCCGCAATGACATCGTCACCGGACAAATAA